In Solanum stenotomum isolate F172 chromosome 6, ASM1918654v1, whole genome shotgun sequence, one DNA window encodes the following:
- the LOC125867395 gene encoding pentatricopeptide repeat-containing protein At2g02980, chloroplastic isoform X1 codes for MAIQTPLLIVGPFSCQEITKKNSRKDTFTPIDPLALVPKCKSLRDLKQIQAFSIKTQMQNDIFFVSKLINFCTKNPTPAFMYHAHLLFDKIPQSDIVLFNFLARGYARSDTPLNAFVLFLKILTLDVVPDFYTFPSLLKACAGAEALEEGKQLHCLLIKYGLNSDMYVFPALMNMYIECKDNGSARRVFDRIADPCVVTYNAIIMGYVRSSEPNEALLLFRELQVKKIKPSDVTILGVVSSCALLGSLGFGKWVHEYVKKNGFDQYVKVNTALIDMYAKCGSLADAISVFESMPYRDTQAWSAMIMAYAIHGRARCAITLFQEMQNTQVNPDGITFLGLLYACNHSGLIEEGFRFFNSMKENYRIVPGVKHYGCMLDLLARAGRLTDAFKFLTELPIPPTLLLWRTLLAACSIHGNVDLGKLVLERIFELDKSHSGDYVIFSNMCARAGKWEEVNYIWKLMKERGIKKIPGCSSVEVNNVLHEFFSGEVTRIEHRELHQEVDKLIEKLKLVGYVPDTSIAFRPGLKDEDKEATLRYHSEKLAITFGLLNSPPGKTIRVVKNLRICGDCHSAAKFISLIFKRNIIIRDLHRFHHFEGGNCSCGDFW; via the coding sequence ATGGCTATTCAAACTCCATTACTCATAGTAGGCCCTTTCTCTTGCCAagaaatcaccaaaaaaaattcaagaaaagacaCATTTACACCAATTGACCCTCTTGCTCTTGTACCCAAATGCAAATCTTTAAGAGACCTCAAGCAAATTCAAGCCTTTTCTATAAAAACCCAAATgcaaaatgatatattttttgtgaGTAAGCTCATAAATTTTTGCACAAAAAATCCAACACCTGCATTTATGTACCATGCTCACCTCCTATTTGATAAAATTCCACAATCAGATATAGTCCTTTTTAACTTCTTGGCCCGTGGTTATGCTCGTAGTGACACCCCATTAAATGCTTTTGTTCtgttcttgaaaattttaacaTTGGATGTTGTCCCTGATTTTTATACATTTCCTTCTTTGTTGAAGGCTTGTGCAGGTGCTGAAGCTCTGGAAGAAGGTAAGCAGTTGCATTGTCTTTTGATTAAATATGGCCTTAACAGTGATATGTATGTTTTTCCTGCACTTATGAATATGTACATTGAGTGTAAGGACAATGGTTCAGCTCGTCGTGTGTTTGATAGGATAGCTGACCCTTGTGTGGTAACGTATAATGCGATCATAATGGGTTACGTGAGAAGTAGCGAGCCAAATGAGGCTCTTTTGTTGTTTCGTGAATTgcaagtgaaaaaaattaagcCTTCTGATGTTACAATTCTAGGTGTTGTTTCATCATGTGCTTTGTTGGGATCGTTGGGATTTGGAAAATGGGTGCATGAATATGTTAAGAAGAATGGTTTTGATCAATATGTTAAGGTGAACACAGCACTAATTGATATGTATGCAAAGTGTGGGAGCTTGGCTGATGCGATTTCTGTTTTTGAGAGCATGCCTTATAGGGACACTCAAGCATGGTCAGCAATGATCATGGCTTATGCTATTCATGGGCGTGCTCGTTGTGCAATAACTTTGTTTCAAGAGATGCAGAACACTCAAGTTAATCCTGATGGAATTACATTTTTGGGCCTACTCTATGCCTGCAACCACAGTGGATTGATTGAAGAGGGTTTTAGATTTTTCAATAGCATGAAAGAAAATTACAGGATTGTACCAGGGGTGAAACACTATGGATGCATGTTGGATTTGTTAGCTCGGGCTGGCCGCCTTACTGATGCTTTTAAGTTCTTAACAGAATTGCCAATTCCGCCTACACTTTTACTTTGGCGGACATTGTTAGCTGCTTGCAGCATCCATGGAAATGTGGATTTGGGGAAGCTGGTACTTGAGAGAATCTTTGAACTGGACAAATCACATAGTGGCGATTATGTGATCTTTTCAAACATGTGTGCACGAGCTGGGAAGTGGGAAGAAGTGAATTACATCTggaaattgatgaaagaaagaGGGATTAAAAAAATTCCTGGATGTAGTTCGGTGGAGGTTAACAATGTACTACATGAATTCTTCTCTGGGGAGGTTACACGTATTGAGCACAGGGAACTGCACCAGGAAGTTGACAAGTTAATCGAGAAATTGAAATTGGTTGGTTATGTTCCTGATACATCTATAGCTTTTCGTCCCGGCCTAAAAGATGAAGATAAAGAAGCTACTTTGAGGTACCACAGTGAAAAATTGGCAATTACTTTTGGTCTTCTTAATAGTCCACCCGGAAAAACAATCCGTGTTGTTAAGAACCTTAGAATCTGTGGGGATTGCCATTCAGCTGCAAAATTCATATCACTTATCTTTAAacgaaatattattattagagatttgcatagatttcatcaTTTTGAAGGTGGAAACTGTTCTTGTGGGGATTTTTGGTGA
- the LOC125868936 gene encoding ribonuclease 1-like — protein sequence MAPIHQVVITQTSMMKQREGLYINIKDLISSMQENWPTLACPRNKGTKFWSHEWDKRGTCSLFTLDEHSYFKAALTIKEKVNLLSVLKDARTEPGGFYSLEVIKEAVKNGTGHEAAIECNKDALGNN from the exons ATGGCTCCTATCCATCAAGTTGTGATAACACAAACCTCTATGATGAAACAGAG GGAGGGCCTCTACATTAAT ATCAAAGACCTGATAAGTAGCATGCAAGAGAACTGGCCAACGCTAGCCTGTCCAAGAAATAAGGGAACAAAATTCTGGTCACACGAATGGGACAAACGTGGTACCTGTTCCCTTTTTACTCTAGATGAGCATTCTTACTTCAAAGCAGCTCTGACCATTAAGGAGAAGGTGAATCTTCTTTCTGTTCTTAAGGATGCAA GAACTGAGCCAGGAGGCTTTTACAGCTTGGAAGTGATCAAGGAAGCTGTAAAGAATGGAACTGGACATGAAGCAGCAATAGAATGCAATAAGGATGCACTTGGTAACAACTAA
- the LOC125867400 gene encoding 3-ketoacyl-CoA synthase 20-like produces MAQNSPNGEIQSSNLPNFLLSVRLKYVKLGYHYLISNAIYLVIVPILVAVGLHLSTLTLEDLMTNLAMLKSYSTLVVFLGTVYFMSRPRNVYLVNFSCYKPHERYMISKERLVEKLTDIFDESSLNFQKKILYNSGLSDKTYIPVDKWIPSNFSLSSNQHQAKLVIIGAIDGLLAKTGVKIRDIGFIIVNSSMFNPTPSLSAMVVNHYKLGVNVITYNLGGMGCSAGLISVDLANRLLQGQANSYALIVSTEIVSSAFYTGNDKSKLIPNMIFRMGASAVLLSNRFSDRRRSKYQLMHVVRTHKGADDRAFSCVFQDEEEDGKKGMSLSKDLMAVAGEALKTNITTLGPLVLPMSEQLLFFISLIARNVFKRKIKPYIPDFKMAFEHFCIHAGGRAVLDELQKNLDLSEALMEPSRMTLYRFGNTSSSSVWYNLAYSEAKGRIKKGDRAWQIGFGSGFKCNSAVWRALRTVNPAKEKNAWTDEIDDFPAQVSR; encoded by the exons ATGGCACAAAATTCTCCTAATGGAGAAATTCAATCATCAAATTTAccaaattttcttctctctGTTAGACTCAAATATGTTAAACTTGGTTACCATTACTTAATCTCAAATGCAATTTATCTCGTAATTGTTCCAATTCTTGTTGCTGTGGGACTTCATCTTTCAACTCTTACACTTGAAGACCTCATGACAAATCTTGCCATGTTGAAATCTTATTCAACTCTTGTTGTATTTTTGGGCACGGTATACTTCATGAGTCGTCCGAGAAACGTTTACTTAGTCAATTTCTCGTGTTACAAGCCACACGAACGTTACATGATATCGAAGGAACGTTTAGTAGAGAAACTGACAGATATTTTTGATGAAAGTAGTTTGAACTTTCAAAAGAAAATCTTGTACAACTCAGGTTTAAGTGACAAGACATATATTCCAGTCGATAAGTGGATCCCTTCAAATTTTTCCCTTAGTAGTAACCAACATCAAGCGAAATTGGTTATTATTGGTGCCATCGATGGTTTATTGGCGAAAACCGGAGTAAAAATTCGAGATATTGGATTTATTATTGTGAATTCTAGTATGTTTAATCCAACACCTTCTCTTTCTGCCATGGTTGTGAACCATTATAAGCTTGGTGTCAATGTGATCACTTACAATCTTGGAGGCATGGGCTGCAGTGCTGGGCTTATTTCTGTGGATTTGGCCAACAGACTTTTACAG GGGCAAGCCAACAGCTATGCACTTATAGTAAGCACAGAAATAGTCTCATCAGCCTTCTATACTGGGAATGATAAATCAAAGCTAATACCAAACATGATTTTCCGGATGGGTGCATCCGCTGTTCTCCTATCGAACCGTTTCTCCGATCGAAGGCGGTCGAAATATCAACTGATGCATGTCGTTCGAACCCATAAAGGCGCGGACGACAGAGCATTCAGTTGCGTGTTTCAAGATGAGGAAGAGGATGGGAAAAAAGGCATGTCATTGTCAAAGGACCTAATGGCAGTAGCTGGTGAGGCCTTAAAGACCAACATCACAACTTTAGGCCCACTAGTCTTGCCAATGTCCGAGCAGCTCCTCTTTTTCATCTCGTTAATTGCTAGGAACGTGTTTAAACGGAAAATCAAACCGTACATTCCAGATTTCAAGATGGCATTCGAGCATTTCTGCATTCATGCAGGGGGGAGAGCTGTGTTGGATGAGCTTCAGAAGAATCTTGATCTCTCAGAAGCACTTATGGAACCTTCTAGAATGACTCTCTACAGGTTTGGGAACACTTCAAGTAGCTCAGTGTGGTACAATTTGGCCTATTCAGAGGCTAAAGGGAGGATTAAGAAGGGGGATAGAGCGTGGCAAATAGGATTTGGATCAGGATTCAAATGTAATAGTGCTGTTTGGCGCGCCCTCAGGACAGTCAATCCAGCCAAAGAAAAGAACGCGTGGACAGATGAGATTGATGATTTTCCCGCTCAAGTCTCACGTTGA
- the LOC125867395 gene encoding pentatricopeptide repeat-containing protein At2g02980, chloroplastic isoform X2, whose product MAIQTPLLIVGPFSCQEITKKNSRKDTFTPIDPLALVPKCKSLRDLKQIQAFSIKTQMQNDIFFVSKLINFCTKNPTPAFMYHAHLLFDKIPQSDIVLFNFLARGYARSDTPLNAFVLFLKILTLDVVPDFYTFPSLLKACAGAEALEEGVVSSCALLGSLGFGKWVHEYVKKNGFDQYVKVNTALIDMYAKCGSLADAISVFESMPYRDTQAWSAMIMAYAIHGRARCAITLFQEMQNTQVNPDGITFLGLLYACNHSGLIEEGFRFFNSMKENYRIVPGVKHYGCMLDLLARAGRLTDAFKFLTELPIPPTLLLWRTLLAACSIHGNVDLGKLVLERIFELDKSHSGDYVIFSNMCARAGKWEEVNYIWKLMKERGIKKIPGCSSVEVNNVLHEFFSGEVTRIEHRELHQEVDKLIEKLKLVGYVPDTSIAFRPGLKDEDKEATLRYHSEKLAITFGLLNSPPGKTIRVVKNLRICGDCHSAAKFISLIFKRNIIIRDLHRFHHFEGGNCSCGDFW is encoded by the exons ATGGCTATTCAAACTCCATTACTCATAGTAGGCCCTTTCTCTTGCCAagaaatcaccaaaaaaaattcaagaaaagacaCATTTACACCAATTGACCCTCTTGCTCTTGTACCCAAATGCAAATCTTTAAGAGACCTCAAGCAAATTCAAGCCTTTTCTATAAAAACCCAAATgcaaaatgatatattttttgtgaGTAAGCTCATAAATTTTTGCACAAAAAATCCAACACCTGCATTTATGTACCATGCTCACCTCCTATTTGATAAAATTCCACAATCAGATATAGTCCTTTTTAACTTCTTGGCCCGTGGTTATGCTCGTAGTGACACCCCATTAAATGCTTTTGTTCtgttcttgaaaattttaacaTTGGATGTTGTCCCTGATTTTTATACATTTCCTTCTTTGTTGAAGGCTTGTGCAGGTGCTGAAGCTCTGGAAGAAG GTGTTGTTTCATCATGTGCTTTGTTGGGATCGTTGGGATTTGGAAAATGGGTGCATGAATATGTTAAGAAGAATGGTTTTGATCAATATGTTAAGGTGAACACAGCACTAATTGATATGTATGCAAAGTGTGGGAGCTTGGCTGATGCGATTTCTGTTTTTGAGAGCATGCCTTATAGGGACACTCAAGCATGGTCAGCAATGATCATGGCTTATGCTATTCATGGGCGTGCTCGTTGTGCAATAACTTTGTTTCAAGAGATGCAGAACACTCAAGTTAATCCTGATGGAATTACATTTTTGGGCCTACTCTATGCCTGCAACCACAGTGGATTGATTGAAGAGGGTTTTAGATTTTTCAATAGCATGAAAGAAAATTACAGGATTGTACCAGGGGTGAAACACTATGGATGCATGTTGGATTTGTTAGCTCGGGCTGGCCGCCTTACTGATGCTTTTAAGTTCTTAACAGAATTGCCAATTCCGCCTACACTTTTACTTTGGCGGACATTGTTAGCTGCTTGCAGCATCCATGGAAATGTGGATTTGGGGAAGCTGGTACTTGAGAGAATCTTTGAACTGGACAAATCACATAGTGGCGATTATGTGATCTTTTCAAACATGTGTGCACGAGCTGGGAAGTGGGAAGAAGTGAATTACATCTggaaattgatgaaagaaagaGGGATTAAAAAAATTCCTGGATGTAGTTCGGTGGAGGTTAACAATGTACTACATGAATTCTTCTCTGGGGAGGTTACACGTATTGAGCACAGGGAACTGCACCAGGAAGTTGACAAGTTAATCGAGAAATTGAAATTGGTTGGTTATGTTCCTGATACATCTATAGCTTTTCGTCCCGGCCTAAAAGATGAAGATAAAGAAGCTACTTTGAGGTACCACAGTGAAAAATTGGCAATTACTTTTGGTCTTCTTAATAGTCCACCCGGAAAAACAATCCGTGTTGTTAAGAACCTTAGAATCTGTGGGGATTGCCATTCAGCTGCAAAATTCATATCACTTATCTTTAAacgaaatattattattagagatttgcatagatttcatcaTTTTGAAGGTGGAAACTGTTCTTGTGGGGATTTTTGGTGA